One region of Anaeromyxobacter paludicola genomic DNA includes:
- a CDS encoding (deoxy)nucleoside triphosphate pyrophosphohydrolase encodes MRRKIRVVGAMIEEEGRYLITQRPPTASLPLLWEFPGGRVEPGETDEEALARELREEMAIGVAVGPRVIHVEHGYENYDVDFCVYRCKVMEGRIQHVRVHSHRWVRPDELDQYEFPAADEKTIAKLLGL; translated from the coding sequence ATGCGCCGTAAGATCCGGGTGGTGGGGGCCATGATCGAGGAGGAGGGCCGCTACCTCATCACGCAGCGGCCTCCGACCGCCTCCCTGCCGCTGCTCTGGGAGTTCCCCGGAGGCCGCGTCGAGCCGGGCGAGACCGACGAGGAGGCGCTCGCCCGCGAGCTCCGCGAGGAGATGGCCATCGGCGTGGCGGTCGGTCCCCGCGTCATCCACGTCGAGCACGGCTACGAGAACTACGACGTCGACTTCTGCGTCTACCGCTGCAAGGTGATGGAGGGGCGCATCCAGCACGTCCGCGTCCACTCGCACCGCTGGGTCCGCCCCGACGAGCTCGACCAGTACGAGTTCCCGGCCGCCGACGAGAAGACCATCGCGAAGCTGCTCGGCCTGTAG
- a CDS encoding homocysteine S-methyltransferase family protein, with protein sequence MASIHSTGPILLDAAMGTTLQARGLPDGVLPEEWLLTRPEEIAAVHAAHAAAGARILLSCTFNCASERLARRGVQSSLFEICTRALALARRTVPVTEVAGAVGPGDAGQAGRYREAFRALAGAGADLLWAESQWEPGEARAALLAGLATGLRTVVTLTPVARAGRLLLPGGGDLAGALRSLAAEGAAAVGLNCGFVGPALERFVSDVAGTLPVPLVVKPSAGLPGQVLPPEEWAERVARLAALGADWLGGCCGASPEHLAALSLRL encoded by the coding sequence ATGGCGTCCATCCACTCGACCGGCCCGATCCTCCTCGACGCCGCCATGGGGACCACCCTCCAGGCCCGGGGCCTCCCCGACGGGGTCCTGCCGGAGGAGTGGCTGCTCACGCGGCCGGAGGAGATCGCTGCGGTGCACGCCGCCCACGCCGCGGCGGGCGCCCGGATCCTGCTCTCGTGCACCTTCAACTGCGCCTCCGAGCGGCTGGCGCGCCGGGGCGTCCAGTCCTCCCTCTTCGAGATCTGCACCCGCGCCCTCGCGCTCGCCCGGCGCACCGTGCCGGTGACCGAGGTGGCCGGGGCGGTCGGTCCGGGGGACGCCGGCCAGGCGGGGCGGTACCGGGAGGCGTTCCGCGCCCTGGCGGGCGCCGGCGCCGATCTGCTCTGGGCCGAGAGCCAGTGGGAGCCGGGGGAGGCCCGGGCCGCGCTCCTGGCCGGCCTCGCCACCGGCCTGCGCACGGTGGTCACCCTGACCCCGGTCGCCCGCGCGGGCAGGCTGCTCCTGCCCGGCGGCGGCGACCTCGCCGGCGCGCTCCGGTCGCTCGCCGCGGAGGGGGCCGCGGCGGTCGGCCTGAACTGCGGCTTCGTGGGGCCGGCGCTGGAGCGGTTCGTCTCGGACGTCGCCGGGACCCTGCCGGTGCCGCTCGTCGTGAAGCCGAGCGCCGGGCTCCCGGGGCAGGTGCTGCCGCCGGAGGAGTGGGCGGAGCGGGTCGCCCGCCTGGCGGCGCTCGGCGCGGACTGGCTCGGCGGGTGCTGCGGCGCGAGCCCCGAGCACCTCGCCGCGCTGAGCCTGCGGCTCTAG
- the pheA gene encoding prephenate dehydratase, with the protein MRVAYLGPPGTFSEEAVGRCDLARGGEHVPYPSIPDAYEAVAKGEVDAALLPIENSIEGSVNATLDLLVHRPGLRIRREVLLPIEQQLMAARGTRLEDVKKVLSHPQPLGQCAGFLRERLRGVPLEATASTAEAARLVAAQGEGAALAALGPRAAALRYGLEILAEDVQDAEANTTRFVLVAREDEAPTGRDKTSIAFTLDRDRPGGLYEVMGELARRQINLSRIESRPMKQALGHYVFYLDFEGHRADPACAEALMGALQRVHALHLLGSYPRAQG; encoded by the coding sequence ATGCGCGTCGCATACCTCGGGCCGCCCGGCACCTTCAGCGAGGAGGCGGTGGGCCGCTGCGATCTGGCCCGCGGGGGCGAGCACGTCCCGTACCCCTCGATCCCCGACGCCTACGAGGCGGTGGCGAAGGGCGAGGTGGACGCGGCGCTCCTGCCCATCGAGAACTCGATCGAGGGGAGCGTGAACGCCACGCTCGACCTCCTCGTCCACCGGCCCGGGCTGCGGATCCGCCGCGAGGTGCTCCTGCCCATCGAGCAGCAGCTCATGGCCGCCCGGGGGACCCGGCTCGAGGACGTGAAGAAGGTCCTGTCGCACCCGCAGCCGCTCGGCCAGTGCGCCGGGTTCCTCCGGGAGCGGCTGCGCGGGGTGCCGCTCGAGGCCACCGCCTCCACCGCCGAGGCGGCCCGGCTCGTCGCGGCGCAGGGGGAGGGGGCCGCCCTCGCCGCCCTCGGCCCGCGCGCCGCCGCCCTCCGCTACGGCCTCGAGATCCTGGCGGAGGACGTGCAGGACGCCGAGGCCAACACCACCCGCTTCGTGCTCGTGGCGCGCGAGGACGAGGCCCCCACCGGCCGGGACAAGACCAGCATCGCCTTCACGCTCGACCGCGACCGCCCGGGCGGCCTGTACGAGGTGATGGGCGAGCTCGCGCGCCGCCAGATCAACCTCTCGCGCATCGAGAGCCGCCCGATGAAGCAGGCCCTCGGGCACTACGTCTTCTACCTCGACTTCGAGGGGCACCGGGCCGACCCGGCCTGCGCCGAGGCGCTCATGGGCGCGCTGCAGCGCGTCCACGCCCTGCACCTGCTCGGCTCCTACCCGCGCGCGCAGGGCTGA
- a CDS encoding SCP2 sterol-binding domain-containing protein, with translation MIFPSAEWLAAAVAQVNAEPDLAKALAGLGRDLGAVVEPDPPHFRGAFAVWGRQESGRIAEARVLADPDDLLELEPEYVLRAPYRLWKELLLGRLDPVKTALSGRLRVEGDLEALVRRSGYRYVAERALARLDTEFADEARRDG, from the coding sequence GTGATCTTCCCGTCCGCCGAGTGGCTCGCCGCCGCGGTCGCGCAGGTGAACGCCGAGCCCGACCTCGCAAAGGCGCTCGCCGGGCTGGGGCGCGACCTCGGCGCGGTGGTGGAGCCCGACCCGCCGCACTTCCGCGGCGCCTTCGCCGTCTGGGGGCGGCAGGAGTCGGGCCGGATCGCGGAGGCCCGCGTCCTCGCCGATCCGGACGACCTCCTGGAGCTCGAGCCCGAGTACGTGCTCCGCGCACCGTACCGGCTCTGGAAGGAGCTCCTGCTGGGCCGGCTCGACCCGGTGAAGACCGCGCTCTCCGGGCGGCTCCGGGTCGAGGGCGATCTGGAGGCGCTGGTCCGGCGCAGCGGCTACCGTTACGTGGCGGAGCGGGCCCTGGCCCGGCTCGACACCGAGTTCGCCGACGAGGCGAGGAGGGACGGATGA
- a CDS encoding Hsp70 family protein — protein sequence MTLAPAREKPIIGIDLGTTNTCVAHVRNRIPRVVPTDKGSLILPSVVALSERGDLLVGGVAKDQLLVNPRNTIYGAKRLIGRKYASKVVQELRNYYSYEIVEGPQGEAAVLLGGQVYSLPQVSGMVLGQVKRVAEAFLAHPIGQAVISVPAYYNDNQRNAVKEAGRLAGFEVKRIVNEPTAAALAYGFNRGLDQKILVYDLGGGTFDVSVLQLSGNVFEVLATGGDTFLGGVDFDNRIIDHVLEDFWRAHKVDLAASPIAMQRIKKGAEAAKIDLTLIPNVMIELPYVEEKRGRPLDVRAALSRGQLDALTGDLVDRTFEICDRVLAEKRLDPGDIDEIILVGGQSRMPLVQEKIREHFGKPPRRGVHPDECVALGAALLGDSLDEIDSVTLIDVLSMPIGIATGSSHFRRILEKNQPIPSVKSFRLPPPREPGQPIEIDIYQGESDLIVDDEFLGSLRFPAAATGRRIDFRLDEESLLRVSFDEPGQGMRQVNFATRDTPEALRRALAQESRQRQREEAAQPGEKRGLFGWFRRGER from the coding sequence ATGACCCTCGCCCCGGCGCGCGAGAAGCCGATCATCGGCATCGATCTCGGGACCACCAACACCTGCGTGGCCCACGTCCGCAACCGCATCCCGCGGGTGGTCCCGACCGACAAGGGCAGCCTCATCCTCCCGAGCGTGGTGGCGCTGTCCGAGCGCGGCGACCTCCTCGTCGGGGGGGTCGCCAAGGACCAGCTCCTCGTCAACCCGAGGAACACCATCTACGGCGCGAAGCGGCTCATCGGGCGCAAGTACGCCTCGAAGGTGGTCCAGGAGCTCCGCAACTACTACTCGTACGAGATCGTGGAGGGGCCGCAGGGAGAGGCCGCGGTGCTCCTCGGCGGGCAGGTCTACTCGCTCCCGCAGGTGAGCGGGATGGTGCTCGGCCAGGTGAAGCGCGTGGCCGAGGCCTTCCTCGCGCACCCCATCGGCCAGGCGGTGATCTCGGTCCCGGCCTACTACAACGACAACCAGCGCAACGCCGTGAAGGAGGCGGGGCGGCTCGCCGGCTTCGAGGTGAAGCGGATCGTGAACGAGCCGACCGCCGCCGCGCTGGCCTACGGCTTCAACCGCGGGCTCGACCAGAAGATCCTGGTCTACGACCTCGGCGGCGGCACCTTCGACGTCTCGGTGCTGCAGCTCTCCGGCAACGTGTTCGAGGTGCTGGCGACGGGCGGCGACACCTTCCTCGGCGGCGTGGACTTCGACAACCGGATCATCGACCACGTCCTCGAGGACTTCTGGCGGGCGCACAAGGTGGACCTCGCCGCCTCGCCCATCGCCATGCAGCGCATCAAGAAGGGGGCGGAGGCGGCCAAGATCGACCTCACCCTCATCCCCAACGTGATGATCGAGCTGCCCTACGTCGAGGAGAAGCGCGGGCGGCCGCTCGACGTCCGCGCGGCGCTCTCGCGCGGGCAGCTCGACGCGCTCACCGGCGACCTCGTGGACCGCACCTTCGAGATCTGCGACCGGGTGCTGGCGGAGAAGCGGCTCGACCCCGGCGACATCGACGAGATCATCCTCGTCGGCGGCCAGAGCCGGATGCCGCTCGTGCAGGAGAAGATCCGCGAGCACTTCGGCAAGCCGCCGCGCCGCGGGGTCCACCCCGACGAGTGCGTGGCGCTCGGGGCCGCGCTGCTCGGCGACTCGCTCGACGAGATCGACTCGGTCACGCTCATCGACGTGCTCTCGATGCCCATCGGCATCGCCACCGGGTCGAGCCACTTCCGCCGCATCCTCGAGAAGAACCAGCCCATCCCGTCGGTGAAGAGCTTCCGCCTGCCGCCGCCGCGCGAGCCGGGGCAGCCCATCGAGATCGACATCTACCAGGGCGAGAGCGACCTGATCGTCGACGACGAGTTCCTGGGCTCGCTCCGCTTCCCGGCCGCCGCGACCGGGCGGCGCATCGACTTCCGGCTCGACGAGGAGTCCCTCCTGCGGGTCTCCTTCGACGAGCCGGGGCAGGGGATGCGGCAGGTGAACTTCGCGACCCGCGACACGCCCGAGGCGCTGCGCCGCGCGCTCGCCCAGGAGTCCCGGCAGCGCCAGCGCGAGGAGGCGGCCCAGCCGGGCGAGAAGCGCGGCCTCTTCGGCTGGTTCCGGCGGGGCGAGCGGTGA
- a CDS encoding ATP-dependent helicase, translating to MSRVYQLKPAARAEAALDLAGQLNEQQAAVVQAGGGPLLVIAGAGSGKTRTLTFRVARLLREGLSPDALLLLTFTNRAAGEMLRRVEEVARLDTRQIWGGTFHHVAHRVLREHAPVLGYAKGYSILDREDAKEVMGAAIASAGLSVGPRRFPKADLLLDLVSMAINTQTPLADLLATRTPQFAPLEEDVLKVARAYAERKHALNAMDFDDLLLNWKILLAEHEPVRRALAERFRHVLVDEYQDTNRLQGDIVDLLASAHRNLCVVGDDAQSIYAFRGAHFANILHFEKRYPDARRFDLTVNYRSTPQILSLANASIAMNVRQFEKELSSVRADGPLPALVPCRDVQQQAGFVAQRVLELRDEGIPLKEVAVLYRAHGHAMEIQFELARRGIPFVVRSGVRFFEAAHIKDVLAHLRFAQNPGDELALRRALKLQPGIGGATAEAVWNALDARRRGGAGTLDDLLAPDVAGQVAPKGRPGYRRFVDLVRALARPPTRDLPGEAIEKVLEGGYEDHLRAEHLDADSRVEDLRQLAEYARSYEDTEQFLAEIALLTELTAETVSEGSEPDEKMVLSSIHQAKGLEWRAVFVVWLADGRFPSAQALRDRDGEEEERRLFYVACTRAKDELYLAFPVMASPKDRERVVLKASRFLEELPGEPGVYERWQLDEGMGLALPAAPATAALAGEAPRALAAALTVPALFGPAVVKKGSP from the coding sequence ATGTCACGGGTGTACCAGCTGAAGCCGGCGGCGCGAGCCGAGGCCGCTCTCGACCTCGCGGGGCAGCTCAACGAGCAGCAGGCGGCGGTGGTGCAGGCGGGTGGCGGGCCGCTCCTCGTCATCGCCGGCGCCGGCTCGGGCAAGACCCGCACGCTCACCTTCCGGGTGGCGCGCCTGCTGCGCGAGGGTCTGTCTCCCGACGCGCTGCTGCTCCTCACCTTCACCAACCGGGCGGCGGGAGAGATGCTCCGGCGGGTGGAGGAGGTGGCGCGGCTCGACACGCGGCAGATCTGGGGCGGCACCTTCCACCACGTCGCCCACCGGGTGCTGCGCGAGCACGCCCCCGTCCTCGGCTACGCCAAGGGCTACAGCATCCTCGACCGCGAGGACGCGAAGGAGGTGATGGGGGCCGCCATCGCCTCGGCCGGCCTCTCGGTGGGCCCGCGCCGCTTCCCCAAGGCCGACCTGCTCCTCGACCTCGTGTCGATGGCGATCAACACGCAGACGCCGCTCGCGGACCTGCTCGCCACCCGCACGCCGCAGTTCGCGCCGCTCGAGGAGGACGTGCTCAAGGTCGCGCGGGCCTACGCGGAGCGCAAGCACGCGCTCAACGCCATGGACTTCGACGACCTCCTCCTGAACTGGAAGATCCTGCTCGCCGAGCACGAGCCGGTGCGCCGCGCCCTCGCGGAGCGGTTCCGGCACGTGCTCGTGGACGAGTACCAGGACACCAACCGGCTCCAGGGCGACATCGTGGACCTGCTCGCCTCGGCCCACCGGAACCTCTGCGTGGTGGGCGACGACGCCCAGAGCATCTACGCCTTCCGCGGCGCCCACTTCGCCAACATCCTGCACTTCGAGAAGCGCTACCCCGACGCGCGGCGGTTCGACCTCACCGTCAACTACCGCTCCACCCCGCAGATCCTGTCGCTCGCCAACGCCTCCATCGCCATGAACGTGCGCCAGTTCGAGAAGGAGCTCTCGAGCGTGCGCGCCGACGGGCCGCTCCCGGCGCTCGTGCCCTGCCGCGACGTGCAGCAGCAGGCCGGGTTCGTGGCCCAGCGGGTGCTCGAGCTGCGCGACGAGGGGATCCCGCTGAAGGAGGTCGCCGTCCTCTACCGGGCCCACGGCCACGCCATGGAGATCCAGTTCGAGCTGGCCCGGCGCGGCATCCCCTTCGTGGTCCGCAGCGGGGTGCGCTTCTTCGAGGCGGCCCACATCAAGGACGTCCTCGCCCACCTCCGCTTCGCGCAGAACCCCGGCGACGAGCTGGCCCTGCGCCGGGCCCTGAAGCTCCAGCCCGGGATCGGCGGCGCCACCGCCGAGGCGGTCTGGAACGCGCTCGACGCGCGGCGGCGCGGCGGGGCGGGCACCCTCGACGACCTGCTCGCGCCCGACGTGGCCGGGCAGGTCGCGCCCAAGGGGCGGCCCGGCTACCGCCGCTTCGTGGACCTGGTGCGGGCGCTGGCCCGGCCGCCCACCCGCGACCTCCCCGGCGAGGCGATCGAGAAGGTGCTCGAGGGCGGCTACGAGGACCACCTCCGCGCCGAGCACCTCGACGCCGACTCGCGGGTGGAGGACCTCCGCCAGCTCGCCGAGTACGCCCGGAGCTACGAGGACACCGAGCAGTTCCTGGCCGAGATCGCGCTCCTCACCGAGCTCACCGCCGAGACGGTCTCGGAGGGGAGCGAGCCCGACGAGAAGATGGTCCTCTCGTCGATCCACCAGGCGAAGGGGCTCGAGTGGCGGGCCGTGTTCGTGGTGTGGCTCGCCGACGGGCGGTTCCCGAGCGCCCAGGCGCTGCGCGACCGGGACGGCGAGGAGGAGGAGCGCCGGCTCTTCTACGTCGCCTGCACGCGCGCCAAGGACGAGCTCTACCTCGCCTTCCCGGTGATGGCCTCGCCCAAGGACCGGGAGCGGGTGGTGCTGAAGGCGTCGCGGTTCCTCGAGGAGCTGCCCGGCGAGCCGGGCGTCTACGAGCGCTGGCAGCTCGACGAGGGGATGGGGCTGGCGCTCCCGGCGGCGCCGGCGACCGCCGCCCTGGCGGGCGAGGCCCCGCGCGCCCTCGCCGCCGCCCTGACCGTGCCCGCGCTCTTCGGCCCGGCTGTGGTAAAAAAGGGCTCCCCATGA
- a CDS encoding C40 family peptidase translates to MLAVRQCLAAALALVVTGCASEGMARRARHSNLPPPAGVSRAGVRDVRGAGPARAFPGSTEAERAVDAAASLLGRRRVPADGLEDEPGCAALVRLAYARAGRPLPPEASDAAAIHALAERRGQLHGPAHAPEPGDVLFLADRPGGPPMHAAIVARREADGTLLVIHRTRRGVVRLRANPAWPTRMADASGRKVNDALVVDRRALPAGGLVIDSASLLAP, encoded by the coding sequence ATGCTGGCCGTCCGGCAGTGCCTCGCCGCCGCGCTCGCCCTGGTCGTCACGGGCTGCGCCTCGGAGGGGATGGCACGCCGGGCCCGCCACTCCAACCTGCCCCCGCCCGCCGGCGTGAGCCGGGCCGGTGTCCGCGACGTCCGCGGCGCCGGCCCGGCCCGCGCTTTCCCCGGCTCGACCGAGGCGGAGCGGGCCGTGGACGCGGCCGCGAGCCTCCTCGGGCGTCGTCGGGTCCCCGCGGACGGGCTCGAGGACGAGCCCGGCTGCGCGGCGCTGGTCCGGCTCGCCTACGCGCGGGCCGGCCGCCCCCTCCCCCCCGAGGCGTCCGACGCCGCCGCGATCCACGCCCTCGCCGAGCGGCGCGGCCAGCTCCACGGGCCGGCCCACGCGCCCGAGCCGGGCGACGTGCTCTTCCTGGCCGACCGGCCGGGCGGCCCTCCGATGCACGCGGCCATCGTGGCCCGGCGCGAGGCGGATGGCACGCTCCTCGTCATCCACCGCACGCGGCGCGGCGTGGTCCGACTCCGGGCCAACCCCGCCTGGCCCACCCGCATGGCCGACGCCAGCGGACGCAAGGTGAACGACGCGCTCGTGGTGGACCGGCGCGCGCTGCCGGCGGGCGGCCTGGTGATCGACTCGGCCTCGCTGCTGGCGCCCTGA
- a CDS encoding amidohydrolase, giving the protein MRRLFLAALVMALAACAAAPVKRALTEEQMKDDYVVAGRLLAPDGWAAAALVRDGKFACVGTLPDCLAQTRPNVPVLDLGRGVAVPGLVDAHGHVYGFGRSLLEVHCEGTRGEEECAARVAERARRAPPGTWIRGRGWNQEEWPASRFPSERSLTVAVPEHPVLLMRNDGHAAWVNEAALAAAGIDAATPDPDGGRILHYPDGRPSGVLVDNAVDLVAQRLAKPAPAELEEGILRALRELLALGLTEVHDAGCDGDTLEAYRRLAEAGRLPIRVYAMIDGQQPMPEVERLMALWKATPEVGRLTVRAVKLYADGALGSRGAAISSEYADDLPGNRGLWMTPPAELRARIEAVARAGFQPAVHAIGDRANAEVLKDFAALAEAGIALEPLRPRLEHAQFLPPEDVHLLKDHWCVASMQPLHAVRDAPWVEKRLGKDSPILAGAYAWKTVLRYGVPLAFGSDFPIESPDPRLGLLAAELRTPETGAPWQPEQRITRLEALRAYTRGAAVAALASGRRGEIRAGQDADLTVFAADPLTVTPRELSRLRVLRVVVGGRTELGGTAAGPAPGPGTQP; this is encoded by the coding sequence ATGCGCCGCCTCTTCCTCGCCGCCCTCGTCATGGCCCTCGCGGCCTGCGCCGCCGCGCCGGTGAAGCGCGCCCTCACGGAGGAGCAGATGAAGGACGACTACGTCGTCGCCGGCCGGCTGCTCGCGCCGGACGGCTGGGCCGCCGCCGCCCTCGTCCGCGACGGCAAGTTCGCCTGCGTGGGGACGCTCCCCGACTGCCTCGCCCAGACGCGCCCCAACGTGCCGGTGCTCGACCTCGGCAGGGGAGTCGCCGTTCCCGGCCTGGTGGACGCGCACGGGCACGTCTACGGCTTCGGCCGCTCGCTCCTCGAGGTGCACTGCGAGGGGACCCGGGGCGAGGAGGAGTGCGCGGCGCGGGTCGCCGAGCGGGCCCGCCGGGCGCCGCCCGGGACCTGGATCCGCGGCCGCGGGTGGAACCAGGAGGAGTGGCCGGCCTCGCGGTTCCCGTCCGAGCGCTCCCTCACCGTGGCGGTGCCGGAGCACCCGGTGCTCCTCATGCGGAACGACGGCCACGCCGCCTGGGTCAACGAGGCCGCCCTGGCCGCCGCCGGGATCGACGCCGCGACGCCCGACCCGGACGGCGGCCGCATCCTCCACTACCCCGACGGCCGCCCCAGCGGCGTGCTCGTGGACAACGCCGTGGATCTCGTGGCGCAGCGGCTCGCGAAGCCCGCGCCGGCCGAGCTGGAGGAGGGGATCCTCCGCGCGCTGCGGGAGCTGCTCGCGCTCGGGCTCACCGAGGTGCACGACGCCGGCTGCGACGGCGACACCCTCGAGGCCTACCGCCGGCTCGCCGAGGCGGGGCGCCTGCCGATCCGCGTCTACGCCATGATCGACGGGCAGCAGCCGATGCCGGAGGTCGAGCGGCTCATGGCGCTCTGGAAGGCGACCCCGGAGGTCGGCCGGCTCACCGTGCGCGCCGTGAAGCTCTACGCCGACGGCGCGCTCGGGAGCCGCGGCGCGGCGATCTCGTCCGAATACGCCGACGACCTCCCCGGCAACCGCGGCCTCTGGATGACCCCGCCGGCCGAGCTGCGCGCGCGCATCGAGGCGGTGGCGCGGGCCGGGTTCCAGCCGGCGGTGCACGCCATCGGGGACCGGGCCAACGCCGAGGTGCTGAAGGACTTCGCCGCGCTCGCCGAGGCCGGGATCGCGCTCGAGCCGCTCCGCCCCCGCCTGGAGCACGCCCAGTTCCTCCCGCCGGAGGACGTCCACCTCCTGAAGGACCACTGGTGCGTCGCCTCCATGCAGCCCCTCCACGCGGTGCGGGACGCCCCCTGGGTGGAGAAGCGGCTGGGGAAGGACTCGCCCATCCTGGCGGGCGCCTACGCCTGGAAGACGGTGCTCCGCTACGGCGTGCCGCTCGCGTTCGGGTCGGACTTCCCCATCGAGTCCCCCGACCCCCGGCTCGGCCTGCTGGCGGCGGAGCTGCGGACCCCGGAGACCGGCGCCCCCTGGCAGCCGGAGCAGCGCATCACGCGCCTGGAGGCGCTGCGGGCCTACACCCGCGGCGCCGCCGTGGCCGCGCTGGCCAGCGGGCGGCGCGGCGAGATCCGGGCCGGCCAGGACGCCGATCTGACGGTGTTCGCGGCCGACCCGCTCACGGTCACCCCGCGGGAGCTCTCCCGGCTCCGGGTGCTCCGGGTGGTGGTCGGCGGGCGCACCGAGCTCGGCGGCACCGCGGCCGGCCCCGCGCCCGGGCCGGGAACCCAGCCCTGA
- a CDS encoding glycosyltransferase family 2 protein encodes MEFVFWASLALVGFSYVGYPLLLAALTGLREALSGLRYLTGGGDRRRRLREDRWPSISIVFSAFDEEGCIRQKLENCLALDYPPDRIEVLVGCDGCTDRTAALAREVGDPRIQVRELPVRAGKSAVLSRLVPEARGELVVFTDANVMVEKGALRALVRHFQDPEVGAVVGRLRLYNRVRRDYEESLYWSYETLLKYYEGKQGLVLGANGGIYAMRRLLFRPLDPATITDDFVACVQVAARGWRVPFEPEAVAFEETTEDYGREFGRKARIGAGNWQALTLVPQLLDPRQGFLCFAFVAHKLLRWLTPFLLAGALVASAALAARGLLGYQALLAAQVAFYLLALGGRLGAGGPARRLMSSAHYFVAMNAALAVGLWRFLRGTQAAAWARTARNA; translated from the coding sequence ATGGAATTCGTCTTCTGGGCCTCGCTGGCCCTGGTCGGGTTCAGCTACGTCGGCTACCCGCTGCTGCTCGCCGCCCTGACCGGGCTCCGCGAGGCGCTGTCCGGCCTGCGGTACCTGACGGGCGGCGGCGACCGGCGGCGTCGGCTGCGCGAGGACCGCTGGCCGTCGATCTCGATCGTCTTCTCCGCCTTCGACGAGGAGGGCTGCATCCGGCAGAAGCTCGAGAACTGCCTCGCGCTCGACTACCCGCCGGACCGGATCGAGGTGCTCGTCGGGTGCGACGGCTGCACCGATCGGACCGCCGCCCTGGCCCGCGAGGTCGGCGACCCCCGCATCCAGGTGCGGGAGCTCCCGGTGCGCGCCGGGAAGTCCGCGGTGCTGTCGCGGCTCGTGCCGGAGGCCCGCGGCGAGCTGGTGGTCTTCACCGACGCCAACGTGATGGTGGAGAAGGGGGCGCTGCGCGCGCTGGTGCGCCACTTCCAGGATCCGGAGGTGGGCGCCGTGGTGGGGCGGCTGCGGCTCTACAACCGCGTCCGGCGCGACTACGAGGAGAGCCTCTACTGGAGCTACGAGACCCTCCTCAAGTACTACGAGGGGAAGCAGGGGCTGGTGCTCGGCGCCAACGGCGGGATCTACGCCATGCGCCGGCTCCTGTTCCGGCCGCTCGACCCCGCCACGATCACCGACGACTTCGTCGCCTGCGTGCAGGTGGCGGCGCGAGGGTGGCGCGTGCCCTTCGAGCCGGAGGCGGTGGCGTTCGAGGAGACCACCGAGGACTACGGGCGCGAGTTCGGGCGCAAGGCCCGCATCGGCGCCGGGAACTGGCAGGCGCTCACGCTCGTGCCGCAGCTCCTCGATCCGCGGCAGGGGTTCCTCTGCTTCGCGTTCGTCGCCCACAAGCTCCTGCGCTGGCTGACGCCCTTCCTGCTGGCTGGCGCCCTGGTCGCCTCGGCGGCCCTCGCCGCGCGCGGGCTGCTCGGGTACCAGGCGCTGCTCGCCGCGCAGGTGGCCTTCTACCTGCTGGCGCTCGGCGGGCGGCTCGGGGCCGGCGGCCCGGCCCGCCGGCTCATGTCGAGCGCGCACTACTTCGTGGCCATGAACGCGGCGCTGGCGGTGGGGCTCTGGCGCTTCCTGCGCGGCACCCAGGCGGCCGCCTGGGCCCGGACCGCCCGGAACGCGTGA